ACGGACATATATTATACAGGTCGATATAAGTTTGTCCGCAGCAGTGGTCGTCCGCGTTGCGGGTGGTGTTGCCGTTTCTCATTCCCCATTTGTGGAAGTCCGCCCAGTCGTAGGCATAGCGATAATAATCTTCGTGCGGATAAATGCCATATAAAGACATCAGTCCTTCATAATATACACCGCGTGTCCATATATTGCTGGGGCGTACACGGCCATAAAAACTGGGGATGGTATAGTCAGCATACTTCTTCATAAAGTAACCGTTCACTTTCTTCATTACCGCCAACGTTTCTTTTTGGTCGGGTAATGTCTGAGCATTCACACTGACAGAACCTGTCAAGATGAAAAAGAATAATAGTACGAAAATATTCTTCATGGACATTCTTGGATTATTTATATTTAAAACTTACTTTGATTTTCCCTGCATACGGATTGAAATCGAAAAGGACTTTCTCTCCTGAGATATGTGCCGGCAGTGGCTTCCTGCCTTGTTTCACGAATACTTCCCCTACTCCTTTACATTCAATCACCATTGTCAACGGTTCTGTAAACAGTTTCTTGTCTACTGTCATTTCAGGAGTAATCGTCAAGCCTTTCTTTGTTTCCGATACTTTCAACCGAATATCGTCTCTCTCCCTTATATAAGCGGCCACTTCACGGAACGTACCTACCCAAATCTTATCTTCCAGGCTTTTCACCTTGTCCAAATGTTCCCAAAACAGGGACGGTTCCTTAAAAGCATCATATCCGTAATTGATTCCATGCGTCATGCCTACTCCCCATTCCCCTTTTTTCATCAAATCATCCAACCATTTGGCAAATCGTTGGGGAGTCGATTTGCTACCGATTGAAATCTGCCTGGTACGTGTTCCGACCCTGTTTTTGGAAGCCAGTTCCACGATTTCATCGGTTTTATAATTATAGGGATAGCAGTAAGTGACAGGCATCGCACCTATATTGGCAAAAATCGCACTGTCATTCTTTTCTATTTCCGTCTTCACCTGTTCCAACGTCAGTCGTTTCGCATTCTTATGTGTCCAGCTATGGTTGGAAATCTCGTGTCCGTTCTTTGCCATTTTCCTCAGTTCGCCCCAAGTCATCCGGGGTAATTTGGACGATGCCCCTTGTTCCGTATAATAGCCGCATATCCAAAATGTCCCCCTAAAGCCACGCTTTTCCAATTCCGGCGCAGCTACCGTGGAATGTTCCGCCAAACCGTCATCAAAAGTATAGGAGATAGCGCAAGTCTTGTCCTGCCTGTATTTGGCGACATAGACTTTCCAGTCCGCTGCCGACAAGGTAGTACCGGTACAGAAAATGCAGAAGAAAGAAACTAGGATAAAGAAAGAAAGAGTTTTCATGGTTCTATCAAATGATTAAATATATGGATACAAAAATCTAGTGACGCACTATTTACTTTGCAAAAATAGGCGTACTTCCTCTCTTGTACAATAGACTATTGTACACAAATACAAGGAAAATTATCCAATATGTAATATTATCGCTATGAATCCGATTCCTGTGGCTCCGAAGAAGCGGCATCCGTATTCACCCCACGCTGATAAACAGACGGTGCTACGCCGAACTGCGCCTTAAAACATTTGCTGAAATAGAACGGGTCGCTGATACCAACTTTATAGGATACTTCCGCAACAGTCAGGTTATCTTCCGAGAGCAGCAGTTCCGCCGCTTTCTTCATCCGCACCACACGCAAGTATTCATTCGGCGAATATCCGGTCACACCGCGCAGCTTCCGGTAGAAGACCGTTCGTCCCAACTTCATAAGCTGCGCAAACTCGTCAATAGAAAATTCAGGACGGGCGAGGTTCTGTTCAAGGATAGCAGCCAACCGGTCGGCAAATTCCTTATCCCGGTCGGTAGTGCACATGGCAGGACGCACGATACCCGGTTCGCTGGAGAACTTCTCACGCAGTTTGTCGCGTTGCTCTATCAAACGGAACACACGTGCCAATAGCAGTTTTACGCTGAATGGCTTTGCGATATAGGCGTCCGCTCCCGCTTCGATACCTTCCAAATGTTTTTCCGGTGAGCTTAATGCAGTCAGCAGGATGATAGGGATATGGCTTGTATCGAAATCCGATTTCAGTTTCCGGGTTACTTCAAATCCTGTCATTCCCGGCATAAGCACATCGCAGATTATCAGGTCTGCTTCGGACGTACGCGCTTTCTCAAAGCCGGATGTTCCGTCGGCAGCCACTTCTACTTCAAAATAGTCTCCCACTTCTTCTTTCAGGAATTCACGGATATCGTTGTCGTCCTCAATAATCAGGACTTTCCGTTTGTTCAAAGGAGCAGGCAGCTTTTCCGGGTCGGGAAGTTCTTCCGAGAGTTGCAATAAATGATGCGCCTGTCCGTCCGCTTCTTTCAGCAATACGTTGCCGGGAATCAAAAAGTCTTTCTCCGCATAAACCGCCTTGTCCGTCGGGATACATACGGTAAATACGGAACCGCCGCCTTCGTTGTCCTTATATTCAATCGTACCCTTATGCACCGATACCAGTTCGTGGCTCAAATGCAGACCTACACCGATACTGTCACCGGAGAAGTTGCTCTGCATAAAGCGCTTGAACAGTTCATTCTGTTTCTCTTTGGGGATACCGACTCCCGTATCCGAAACTTGAATCTGCAATGTTTTCCGGGCTTCGTCCACGTTCACCGAAAGGATGATAGTGCCGTTGGAAGGCGTATATTTGAATGCATTGGAAAGCAGGTTGTAAGTCACCTTATCCAGATTTCCCTTGTCGATGAACATCTTATAGGAAGGCACGGAAGGCAGGAAACGGAAATTCATGTTCTTCTGTTCCGCCACGTCGCCGAAGCTCAGGAATATTTCATAAAGGAACGAGATTACATCGGTTTCTTCCAGAGAAAGTGCCAGTTTATTGTTCTGCATCTTTCTGAATTCCAACAACTGGTTGATAAGCCTCAACATACGTTGCGTGCTCTTATCCATCGTCTTCAACGGATATATAAGTTCGCGCGGAATATCCGTGACGCGCTGTATTTTCTCCAGTGCTCCCTGAATCAATGTAAGCGGGGTACGGAATTCGTGGGAGATATTGGTGAAGAACACCAGTTTATATTCGGTCAACTGCTTTTCCACATTGATGCGGTTGCGCAGCCCATTAAAGTTGCGGACAATGCGGAAAGCAAAATATAAGGCTACAATCAACAGCAATACATAACACAGCATCGCCCAGGTAGTCTTCCAAAATGGCGGGACAACCACAATCTTCAATGTAGTCTCGCTATCGTTCCAAATGCCCGACCCGTTGCTCGATTTGACATGAAGCACATATGTCCCCGGATTCAAGTATTTGAAAGAAGCGAAATTCAAAGGAGAAGGCGCACTCCAACCCTGGTCGTAGTTCTCCAGCCAGTACATATACTTCGTATGTCCGCTATCGGAATAATCAAAGGTAGAGAAGTCTATCAGAAATGAGTTCTGAAAATATTTCAAAGTGATTTCATCCGAATAGGCAAGTGACTGCTTCAAGGGAGAATCTTCCATTTGCGGATTCATCTGGGTTCCGTTGACATACAAGTCGGTGAAGACCACCGGAGAAAAACTCTCACTATCCTGTATCTTTTCGGGGTCGATGACAATCAGACCGTAGTTTGTTCCAAACAATAACTTTCCGTCTTCGCGCATGCAGGCACTATTCTCGCTGTACACATTCCCCAAGGTATAGGAAGAGAAGAAATAATTCTCGAAAGAATGATTGGCCGGGTTAAACTTGGAGATACCATACTCGGTAGCCACCCAGATATTTCCGTTCTTGTCTCCGAGAATAGATTGAATCACATCGTTGACCAGTCCTTCGGAAGTGCCGTAATGCTCATACTTCAAAGAGTTGTAATTATCCTGAGGCTCACAAAGATTCAGTCCCGAACCGGATGTGCCAATCCACATACGTCCTTTCGTATCCCGGTAGATGCACTTGATTTCGTTACTGCAAAACTTGCCGTTCGTGTAGCTGAACAGGTGATAATTATCAGAATCGGCAATCAATGAATCGGGATGAAAGATGCAGATGCCTTCGCTGGTTCCTACCCAAACCATCCCGTTCTCGTCTTCCTCTATCACGCGCACCATTCGCAATCCGAATGTCTGCTGGAAGAAGTGACGGAATTTATACTTGCCGTCCGGCGTAGGTTCTGCCAGTTCAAGCCCGCCGCCGAATGTCCCTATCCACATACGTTCTTTGCGGTCGCGGTAAATCGCAAAGACATTATTGTCGGACAAAGCCGTGAGGTCGGAAGGATTATTATAATACCAGGTATCCCCTACTTTCAGTCCGTTTCCACGGGTTCCCGTCCACATTCGCCCTTGCCCGTCCTCGGCAATAGCATAAATATTGGAATGGAAATATTGATTGGTCATCTTCGAGCGGAGATTGGAATCGAAGGTGTAAAGCCCCCCTTTACGTGTACCGACACAGATATCACCGTTCGACATTTTAGTGAGCATACGGATGGTGTTCGAACGGTCAAACAAATCACGGGATTCGGGATAGATACGGGAAGTTCCTTCATTCAAGACGGAAATGCGGGATAAGCCCGAATACTCGGAAGCTACCCAGATACCACCGGCACGGTCTTCCATGACATAAAGCAGGAAGTCCGAACTGATATGGCTTTGGTCATTTATATTGGCAACGAAGTGTTCCAGTTTGTCTTCGGCGGTATTATAGGCGAAAAGACCGTTACCGTAGGTCGAAATCCAGATAATTCCGCGGGAGTCATGGACGATGTGATAACGTTCGAAGTCGATGTAGCTTATCTTGTCCTGCGGAATCAACTGGAAATCCTTGATTTCTCCTGTTTCGGCAAGTACATAGGTAAGGTGTCCCGTATGGTTGTATATCCAATAGTCACCGTGATTGTCACGTATCAGTTCGCCTTTCTTGATGTCCATGCGGGAATCCGCCTGAACGTCACCGGTGTTAAAATCGTACGTATATACTCCGGTAGTAGTCAGAATGACCCATTTATCCTTTAGCAGAAAGTTGCCGGTGGGCGAAGTCTTTCCCGCGACAACGGCAAGAGAAGCTTGTTTCTGCATCTTTTGGGTGGCAGACTGATAAAGATAGATGTCCCCGTCGGCAGTCAGGAAATACATATCATCTTTGTAAGCCAGGGAAGAAGTGAAATGGATTAGACGGTCTTCTATCCGGTATTGTCCGTTGGTGACAGAGACTAGGCCGCATTGCGTTCCAATCCAAATGCGACCGCTGGCATCCTCATTAACAAATTTCACCCTGTTGTCCGGCAGATTGCCACGTTCGGTTCTGAATACGGTAGAGGTCATTCCGCCATCCGGTTGATGGTTCATTTGGCGACAGCCGTTTCCCGAATGGTGCAGCCACACATCTCCGTTGGCGGCTACGAATACTTTCGAATAGTTCTGTCTCGACTCGCCACACCCGGTATAATCAATAAAACGGGCACGTTGCAAATCGTAACAGCTATATAATTCCGGTGTGGTGGAAATCCACAGGAAACCGTCTTTATCTTCGGTCAGGTCATAAATCCGGTTGTCTGCCAAAGAAACCATGTCTCCGGCTTCCGGACGGAAGGTAAGGAAAGAGTTGCCGTCATAACGGCTTAGCCCGTTCAAGGTAGCCAGCCACAGGAAGCCTTTGCTATCCTGGTAAATGTACCGGACAGAGTTATTGGGAAGACCGTCACTGGTTCTCATTTGTGTGGAACGGAGTTCTATTGCACCATAAGCATTCAGCACAAAACAAACGAGAAAGAGGAAGAGTGAAAGGTGTCTTTGAGTCATAATAGATTCCAAGATTAATAATAAATGTTGGACAAAAATAATCAAGATAGTTGGAATAAGAAAGAAACACTCCATTAAAATGGCATGAGGAGAATGCTTGTATTTCCTACCAAACATTCCCCTACACTATCAATTCAACCTAATTACTAGAAAAATCAATCCATATGAAACACTTCCGGCAAAGGAATGGATACCGGCGAATTGTCCGGATTCACTTCCATGATGTCCGCCATGTAATCCCACCATTTCTGTACAATCTCCGTATTGCCCAAATCCTGTGAACCTGCATCCCCTTCCGTCTTTTGGAAGGCGAAAAGGATATTCGTCTCCTTGTCCCAGTAAATGGAGTAGTCCGACACGCCGTTCTTTGAAAGCAACGCTTTCAGTTCGGGCCAGATGGCGGCATGTCTCTTTTCGTATTCGGCTTCGCAACCGGGTTTCAAATACATCTTAAATGCTTCTCGTTTCATGGTTCCAATCTATTTAAAGTTAATTACTTAGTGTCTTCCGTATCGACGGCGAAGATAGGAGCCGTCGTCTTTTGTTTTACTTGATAATATTGAACGGCGCTGTCGTTTATCTGCGGATACTGGTTCTTCAACAAGCGAATCATTTCCGCACCCGCCCAAAGCACCGGGCCGTATCCGTGCGCCGCATATACATTGACCGGACGGTAATAATAAAAAGCAGGGTCGAAAGCCATTCCCGTACCGACACAAGTACCTTCCACCTGACCTTCCGCATTGATTTTCCCGGCTACGGCATGCCAGCCCAGATGAGCGACAGGGCCATAAGCGATTGCATCAATCCAGCCTTTATTAATGGCATGCGCCAGGCAGTAGACATAAATTGCGGTAGCGGAAGTTTCAAGATAAGAATCGTTACGGTCGAGCAGTTGGGGCCAAAGCCCTTCTCCACTCTGCAAGGCTGTCACGCCACGCACATGAGCACGGAAGTAGTCCATAACTTTCGCACGTTGGGGATAGTTTTCCGGCAATACGTCGAGCAGTTCGCAGGCTGTCAGCATTG
This portion of the Bacteroides acidifaciens genome encodes:
- a CDS encoding polysaccharide deacetylase family protein, translating into MKTLSFFILVSFFCIFCTGTTLSAADWKVYVAKYRQDKTCAISYTFDDGLAEHSTVAAPELEKRGFRGTFWICGYYTEQGASSKLPRMTWGELRKMAKNGHEISNHSWTHKNAKRLTLEQVKTEIEKNDSAIFANIGAMPVTYCYPYNYKTDEIVELASKNRVGTRTRQISIGSKSTPQRFAKWLDDLMKKGEWGVGMTHGINYGYDAFKEPSLFWEHLDKVKSLEDKIWVGTFREVAAYIRERDDIRLKVSETKKGLTITPEMTVDKKLFTEPLTMVIECKGVGEVFVKQGRKPLPAHISGEKVLFDFNPYAGKIKVSFKYK
- a CDS encoding two-component regulator propeller domain-containing protein, coding for MTQRHLSLFLFLVCFVLNAYGAIELRSTQMRTSDGLPNNSVRYIYQDSKGFLWLATLNGLSRYDGNSFLTFRPEAGDMVSLADNRIYDLTEDKDGFLWISTTPELYSCYDLQRARFIDYTGCGESRQNYSKVFVAANGDVWLHHSGNGCRQMNHQPDGGMTSTVFRTERGNLPDNRVKFVNEDASGRIWIGTQCGLVSVTNGQYRIEDRLIHFTSSLAYKDDMYFLTADGDIYLYQSATQKMQKQASLAVVAGKTSPTGNFLLKDKWVILTTTGVYTYDFNTGDVQADSRMDIKKGELIRDNHGDYWIYNHTGHLTYVLAETGEIKDFQLIPQDKISYIDFERYHIVHDSRGIIWISTYGNGLFAYNTAEDKLEHFVANINDQSHISSDFLLYVMEDRAGGIWVASEYSGLSRISVLNEGTSRIYPESRDLFDRSNTIRMLTKMSNGDICVGTRKGGLYTFDSNLRSKMTNQYFHSNIYAIAEDGQGRMWTGTRGNGLKVGDTWYYNNPSDLTALSDNNVFAIYRDRKERMWIGTFGGGLELAEPTPDGKYKFRHFFQQTFGLRMVRVIEEDENGMVWVGTSEGICIFHPDSLIADSDNYHLFSYTNGKFCSNEIKCIYRDTKGRMWIGTSGSGLNLCEPQDNYNSLKYEHYGTSEGLVNDVIQSILGDKNGNIWVATEYGISKFNPANHSFENYFFSSYTLGNVYSENSACMREDGKLLFGTNYGLIVIDPEKIQDSESFSPVVFTDLYVNGTQMNPQMEDSPLKQSLAYSDEITLKYFQNSFLIDFSTFDYSDSGHTKYMYWLENYDQGWSAPSPLNFASFKYLNPGTYVLHVKSSNGSGIWNDSETTLKIVVVPPFWKTTWAMLCYVLLLIVALYFAFRIVRNFNGLRNRINVEKQLTEYKLVFFTNISHEFRTPLTLIQGALEKIQRVTDIPRELIYPLKTMDKSTQRMLRLINQLLEFRKMQNNKLALSLEETDVISFLYEIFLSFGDVAEQKNMNFRFLPSVPSYKMFIDKGNLDKVTYNLLSNAFKYTPSNGTIILSVNVDEARKTLQIQVSDTGVGIPKEKQNELFKRFMQSNFSGDSIGVGLHLSHELVSVHKGTIEYKDNEGGGSVFTVCIPTDKAVYAEKDFLIPGNVLLKEADGQAHHLLQLSEELPDPEKLPAPLNKRKVLIIEDDNDIREFLKEEVGDYFEVEVAADGTSGFEKARTSEADLIICDVLMPGMTGFEVTRKLKSDFDTSHIPIILLTALSSPEKHLEGIEAGADAYIAKPFSVKLLLARVFRLIEQRDKLREKFSSEPGIVRPAMCTTDRDKEFADRLAAILEQNLARPEFSIDEFAQLMKLGRTVFYRKLRGVTGYSPNEYLRVVRMKKAAELLLSEDNLTVAEVSYKVGISDPFYFSKCFKAQFGVAPSVYQRGVNTDAASSEPQESDS
- the rhaM gene encoding L-rhamnose mutarotase translates to MKREAFKMYLKPGCEAEYEKRHAAIWPELKALLSKNGVSDYSIYWDKETNILFAFQKTEGDAGSQDLGNTEIVQKWWDYMADIMEVNPDNSPVSIPLPEVFHMD